From the genome of Triticum aestivum cultivar Chinese Spring chromosome 3B, IWGSC CS RefSeq v2.1, whole genome shotgun sequence, one region includes:
- the LOC123067373 gene encoding putative transcription factor bHLH041 encodes MHAYDALNAHDAAFHAPSFGARRRTKPACGQKMFKKSMSVLVKMQTAMRYSHQQHHFQQASAEAELSSVNQLQHMISERNRREKDLNDSFLALKTILPPGSKKDKTSILITAREYVNSLKSKVCDLEEKNKALQAQLAECARGAGVARDDPEKVEIQITRAAADREDGTTTSEVCTVKIAARPAHGNTMDVVLRTLQCLNDQMGEDDVSLVAMSTNDGDGLTGAFLAMQLKSASGAKWEEEVVREAVGKAVAARTGADRRGDAAGRSGHAE; translated from the exons ATGCATGCCTACGACGCGCTCAACGCGCACGACGCGGCGTTCCATGCA CCGTCCTTCGgcgcgaggcggaggacgaagccGGCATGCGGGCAGAAGATGTTCAAGAAATCCATGTCCGTCCTGGTCAAGATGCAAACGGCGATGAGGTACAGCCACCAGCAGCACCACTTCCAGCAAGCGTCGGCGGAGGCCGAGCTTTCGTCGGTGAACCAGCTGCAGCACATGATCTCCGAACGCAATCGCCGGGAGAAGGAC CTCAACGACAGCTTCCTGGCTCTCAAGACCATCCTTCCTCCCGGCTCCAAG AAAGACAAGACGTCTATACTGATCACCGCGAGGGAGTACGTGAACTCCCTCAA gtccAAAGTCTGCGACctcgaggagaagaacaaggcgcTCCAGGCGCAGCTGGCCGAGTGCGCCCGCGGCGCCGGGGTCGCAAGAGACGACCCCGAGAAGGTCGAAATCCAAATAACCAGAGCGGCGGCGGATCGGGAAGATGGGACGACTACGAGTGAGGTTTGCACCGTCAAGATAGCGGCGAGGCCGGCGCATGGCAACACGATGGACGTGGTGCTCAGGACACTGCAGTGCCTCAATGATCAGATGGGGGAAGACGACGTCAGCCTGGTGGCAATGAGCACCAACGACggcgacggcctcaccggagcaTTCCTGGCGATGCAGCTCAAA TCAGCGTCCGGCGCCAAGTGGGAGGAGGAGGTGGTCAGGGAAGCCGTGGGGAAGGCCGTCGCGGCCCGCACGGGCGCCGACCGCCGTGGCGACGCCGCCGGCCGGTCTGGGCACGCTGAATGA